The Luteolibacter flavescens genomic sequence CGCTCTACGCCTTCCCGCCGACCAGCCAGGAATACATCCAGAAGGGCTTCGACGACTTCGGGAACCGCTTCAAGCCGATCCTCGACGCCTTTGACAAGGAAGACGTCTTCTTCGCCCTCGAGGTCCACCCGACCGAGATCGCCTTCGACATCGTCTCCGCCCAGCGCGCCATCGACGCCGTCGGCGGCCACAAGCGTTTCGGCTTCAACTACGACCCGAGCCACCTCGGCTACCAGGGCGTGGACTACGTGAAGTTCATCTACCAGTTCTCCGAGCGCATCCATCACGCCCACATGAAGGACGTCTGGTGGGGCCACGGCACCGGCGAGGTCGGCGTCTTCGGCGGCCACACGGATTTCTGCGATGCCCGCCGCTACTGGGATTTCCGCAGCGTCGGCCGCGGCGACATCAATTTCGAGGAAGTCATCGTCGCTCTCAACGACACCGGCTACAATGGCCCGCTCTCCATCGAGTGGGAAGACGGCCGCATGGACCGCTTCCACGGTGCCACCGAGAGCTGTGCCTTCATCAAGGGCCTCGATTTCCCGCGCAACACCGTCGCCTTCGACGCGGCCTTCGACAAATCGAACCAATAACGTGGCTGCGGCATCTTGCCGCAAGCCTCACTGGCAATCTCTCTTTCCCTTTCCCCACAAAAGATCATGTCCATCAAAGTAGGAGTCATCGGAGCCGGCGGCATGCTGCGCTATCACGCGGAAGGATTCCGCAAGGCAGGAGCCACCGTCGCCGCCGTGGCGGACGCCGCACCGGGTGCCGCCGAGCGCGCCGCCAAGCTGTGGAATATCGAAGGCGCGTACGAGAGCGTCGAAGACATGCTCGCCAAGGCGGACATCGACGCCGTGTCGATCATCGTGCCGAACAAGTTCCACAAGCCGCTGGCCATCCAGTGCCTTCAGGCGGGCAAGCACGTCTTCTCCGAGAAGCCCCCGGCGCTCAATGCCGCCGAGGTGCAGGAGATGATCGACGCCGCGAATGCCGCCGGGAAGAAGCTGATGTTCAACTTCAACAACCGCGCGCGTCCCGAGTCCATCGCGATGAAGAACTACGCGGCCGACGGCACCGTGGGCAAGATCAACTCCGCGCAGGCCAAGTGGATCCGCCGCACCGGCATCCCGGGCTTCGGCGGTTGGTTCACCACGAAGGCGCTCTCCGGCGGCGGCCCGGTCATCGACCTGCTGCACATGATCGACCTCGCGCTGTATTTCATGGACTACCCGGAGCCGTCCCACGTCCTCGCGCAGACCTTCAACGACCACATCACCGACAAGGGCTTCAAGGGCCCGTGGGGCATCCCGGACCGTGCCGATGGCGTCAATGACGTCGAGGCCGCTGCCCATGGCTTCGTCACCTTCAAGACCGGCCAGGTCCTCTCGCTCCAAGTCTCCTGGGCGGAGATGATCAAGCGCGAGGAAGTGTCCGTCGTCTTCCAGGGCTCGAAGGCCGGTGGCAAGGTCGAGCGTCTCTTCGGCCGCGACGGCATCGACGAGACCGCGATCGATACCTGCGAACTCTACGTGCAGGAAAACGGCTGCTCCGTGAACCGCAGCATCGTCACCGAAGCCTGTGAGGACATGGGCCGCAGCGCCTCCGCCGCGAACTTCATCCAGGCGATCGAAGGCACCGCCGAACCGCTCAATACGCCCGACCAGGCGCTCAAGCTGATGAAGATCATCGACGCCATCTACGCCTCGGCTGAGTCCGGCGCACCGGTGGCCGTCTGATCTGACCAACCGGTCGTTTCCTTCATGAAAGAGTACAAGACCTCGCAGTGGCCCATCAGGGGCGGGCAGGTCGATACGGACAAATTCGACCAGTACTTGAACGACATGCAGAAGGCGGGGTGGGAACTCTTTTCCACCTCCGCCATTCATGTCTGGCGAGGCGAAGGGAATGTTGTCCTCTGCGTCTTCGTGAGGGAAACGACCGGCCTTTCTCCCTGAGGGGATGCCGTGGGTTTCCGGCATATCCCTATTTGATAAATCATTCCATCTTCACCGACCGGAGTTTCATCGATCTCCGTGCGACTCCAGACTTCACTCCACATGAATCGAAAACTCCGCATGGGCATGGTCGGTGGCGGCCGCGGTGCCTTCATCGGCGCCGTCCACCGCATGGCGGCAAATCTCGACGGCAAGATCGAGCTCGTCGCCGGTTGTTTCTCGTCCGATCCTGAGAAGAGCCGCCTTTCCGGCGAGGATCTCTATCTCGATCCCGCCCGCGTTTACACCTCCTACGAGGAGATGGCGCAGAAGGAAGCCGCCCTGCCCGCGGACCAGCGCATCGACTTCGTCTCGATCGTCGTCCGCAACAACCTGCACGTCCCGGTGGCCACCGCTTTCCTGAAGGCGGGCATCAATGTCATCTGCGACAAGCCGCTGGCGATCTCGCTCGCCGAGGCAAAGGACTTCGTGGACGTGGTGAAGTCGTCCGGCAAGGTCTTCGCCCTGACCCACAACTACACCGGCTACCCGATGGTGAAGGAAGCCCGCGCGATGGTGAAGGCGGGCAAGCTCGGCAAGCTGCTCAAGATCGTGGCGGAGTATCCGCAGGGCTACGGCTCCAGCGCCTTCAAGGAAGCCGCCGACGGCGCGATCGCGAACTGGCGCATGGACCCGAATGTCTCCGGCATCTCGAACTGCATCGGTGACATCGGCTCGCACGCGGAGAATCTCGCCCGCTACATCACCGGGCTGGAGATCGAGGAACTCGCCGCGGAACTCACGACCTTCATCCCCGGTCGCCAGCTCGATGACGACGGTAATATCCTCGTCCGCTATCAGAACGGCGTGAAGGGCATCCTCTTCGCCTCGCAGGTCTCCACCGGTGAAGAGAACAACCTGAACATCCGCGTCTATGGCACCGAGGGATCCATCGAGTGGCATCAGGAGCATCCGAACGAACTCGTGGTGAAGTGGCTCGGCAAGCCCCGCGAGATCTGGCGCCGCGGCAATTCATACAATGGCCCGGAGGCTGCCGCTTTCACGCGCCTGCCCTTCGGCCACCCGGAGGCCTTCATCGAGGCCTTCGCGAATACCTACCTCGCCGCGGGCGAAGCGATCCGTGACGAGGTCGAGGGCAAGTTCCCGCGTGCGGAAGGCTACGACTTCCCGACCGTCGAGGACGGCGTCGCCGGCATGGCATTCATCGAGGCGGCCGTGGCTTCCTCGAAAAACAATGCAGCTTGGACGAAGCCCGGCGCGTAAGAGCACCTGCAATCATCTCCCACTCCATGAAACCGACCCTTTTCCTCCCGCTCGTCGGGGCTGCCGCCGCGTTTTTCCTCGTGGCCGCAGGCGAAAACCAAGAACAGGTACCTCCAGGAGCCGCCGAGGCGATCGCCAAGGCGCTGCCCGAGAAGGCCTTCGCCAAGCCTGAGAAAACCCGCAAGGTGCTTGTCTTCTCGAAGACCGCAGGCTTCCGCCACCAGTCGATCCCGACCGGAAAGCTGGCTCTCACCGAGCTGGGCAAGAAGACCGGGGCCTTCGAGACGGTGGTCAGCGACGACCTGTCGAACTTCGAGCCGAAGACCATCGATCAATTCGACGCCATCGTCTTCCTCAGCACCACGATGGACCCCTTCATGCCGCCGCAGGACGTGTTGAAGGGCCTCAGCGATGAGCGGCGCAAGGAGGCGCTCGAGCAAGTCGAGGTCCTCAAGAAGAGCCTCATGGACTTCGTGAAGGGCGGGAAGGGCTTCGTCGGCATCCACGCCGCCACGGACACCTTCTACGACTGGGCCGAGTATGGCGAGATGGTTGGCGGTTTCTTCGACGGCCATCCATGGGGCGCGGGCAATGACGTCTCGATCAAGGTCGAGCCGGGTCAGGAGAAGCACCCGCTGGTGGCCATGTTCGATGGAAAGAATGTCGAGTTCAAGGAGGAGATCTATCAGTTCAAGGCTCCCTACGACTCGAAGAAGTATCACATGCTGCTGCGCCTCGACACCGAGAAGACCGACATGAAGATCGGCGGCATCAAGCGCACCGATGGCGACTTCGGCGTGGCGTGGGCGCATTCATGGGGCAAGGGCCGCGTCTTCTACTGCTCCATCGGCCACAATCACGAGATGTACTGGCACCCGACCATCCTCAGCCACTACCTCGCCGGCATCCAGTGGGCTCTCGGCGACTTCAAGGTGAAGGTGGACAAGTGACCCTCACAGCTTTGTCGCGGCACGCAGCCTGACAAAGCCCTTCGATCCCGCGGCGGGCGTCACGGACACGGTTCCGTCGCCCGCCGTCTGTGGACGGGCGGCAGGTACCGGCGTCCACGTGGAGAGATCCGTGGATTCTTCGGGGATCAGGTTGGCGAAGCGCAGCGCGACCGGATCGGGTTTCCACGACAACGTCTTGCCGGGCGCGTAGCTTCCGGTGAATGCCCGGCCCGGTGTGCCCGGGGCGCTTCCGAGGGCAAATTCCGCGAGATTCGGAATGCCATCACCATCCGGGTCGGCGTCCATGCCTGCATCCGCCAGCCCGGTGGCCCACGTCAGGTAGGGTTGGTCGGGTTCTAGGCCGAGCAGGTTTTTCAGGATCTCGCGGTTGGCGAATGGCGTGAGGCTGGTGCCAAGCTCCGCATTGATCGTCACCATGATCTCATTGGCGAGGAGGGCCTGGGCCATGGTCGCAATGTGGAAGTTGTCGCGGCAAAAGATCCTCGTCGGCAGGTTTTCCGGATGCCCTTCCGGCGTGAAGACGGTGCCATTCACGTGAAAGGGCTGCTCGTCGAAGAGCCGGTCTGTCAGCCGGTCGAGCCGTGCAACGCCGGTGAGCGGCGTCGCATCCGCCCATGTGATGATCGAGGCATTGAGACCGGCGATCTTCGTCCGCGTGCTCGACCGCTTCACCGGGTCCGAGTAGGTCCCGGAGATCTGCGGTGTCGCTCCCACGTCGGGCACCGTGCAGACCACGATGGGCAGGTTGGGCCGGCGCTCCCGGACGAATTGGTGGATCTTCGTGATCCGGTTCTTGATGCCGGTGAAAAGGTTCGCCGGCTCGGTGTTATTGAAGATGTCGTTGTATTCCTGCTTCAGGTCATTTGCCCCCAGCAGGATCACCACGACCTCGGCCACCTGCAACTCGTCGATGAGGCTCTGCCGCGTGCGATAGTAGAGCATCTCCAGCGGGTCGGTGGAAAAGTCGAACGGATCGTCCGCGGCGAGCAACTGGATCCAGTTCCGCGTCGTCATCCCGGGGATGCCGAAGTTCCACTCGTGCCCGGCATTGCGGAGATCGCCGTAGGCACCACCGGTCGCCTCCAGCGGGCCGAGGCTTGCCTCCGTGGGGCGATACACCCTCAGCAGTTCCGGCCAGCTCCGCGTGTTCGCATTCGTCGGGGCAGATGCCGGAGCGGAGAAGGGGAGTTCGTAGGCATACTCCTCCGTCATGCTGTCGCCGATCGCCATGATACGGAGCGGGGCGGAGATCGCGGTCCCGGTCAGTCCCAGCAGGGCGGACAGGGTGATGGAAAGCATGCCATTCATCTTCAGGTGCAGGGGAATATCAACCGGACCTTCCACGCTAGACCCGTTCTGCTGCTTGCCAAGTGATGGAAGGGGCAGTGAGGGGAAATGCGAAGTTTCCGCTTGAGTCCCCGAATTTTCAGTAAATACTGAAAACGAGATGAGCGACGAGGCGGCGATCCTGAAACAAGCTCGCGACGAGTTCGTGGCCCAGTGGGGCGCGATGGGGTCGCAGTGGGGGATCAATCGCACGATGGCGCAGATCCATGCGTTTCTCATGACCGCTCCGGAGGCGGTGGACACCGATGAGGTGATGGCCGAGCTCCAGATCAGCCGCGGCAATGCCCACACGAACCTCAAGGAACTGGTGGCTTGGGGCCTTGTCCGGATCGTGGTGAAAAAGGGCGAACGCCGCGAATACTTCGAGGCAGAGAAAGACGTGTGGCAGATCTTCACCATCGTCGCCCGCGAGCGAAAGAAGCGCGAGATCCAGCCTGCGCTCGGCGTGCTCCAGCATTGCTCCGAGACCACCCGCGACCTCCGGTCCGCGGAAGGAAAGGCCTTCTATGCCCAGATGCAGCAGTTGGAGGAGTTTGTCGGCTTCGCTTCAAAGGTGGCGGACAAGGTGGGGGCCATGAAGCACGGCTTCGCCATCCAACTTGCTGCCAAGCTGCTGGGGTAGGGCGGGACTATTTTTTGAAATCAATTTTCAGAATTTTCCGAAAGGAAAGGAACTTAGAAAAATCGAAAGGAAAGCGAGGCGCATATGAATCCTCAGATCGTGCTGTTCGGAGCGAATGGCTTCCTAGGCCGCTACTTGGCGCGGTATTACCAACTTCAAGGCCGCGAGGTGGTGTGCGTTGCCAGGAGCCGCGACGGATGGAGCGGGGACGGGATGTTCCTGGAGTGGGATGGCAAGACCCTCGGCCCGTGGGCACTCGCACTGGAGGGAGCCGAGCGGGTGATCAATCTCGCCGGGCGCAGTGTGAACTGCCGCTACGACGAGCGGAACCGCCGCGAAATCATGGACTCGCGTGTCGCTTCCACGCATGTCATCGGGGAGGCCATAGCTGCCTGCAAAGTGCCGCCGAAGCTGTGGATGAATTCCAGCACCGCCACCCTCTACCGCCACGCGGAGGACTGCCCGCAGGACGAGTGGACCGGCGAGCCCGGGACCGGATTCTCGGTCGGCGTGGCACAGGCTTGGGAAGAGGCTTTTTTCGCCGCACAGGTCCCCGGGGCGACTCGCAAGGTGGCGCTCCGCACCAGCATGGTAATGGCTTATGAAGACGGCACCGTCTTCGAGGTGCTGCGGCACCTCACGCGTCGCGGCCTCGGTGGCCGGATGGACGCGGGGAACCAGCGCGTGAGCTGGATCCACATGGACGACTTCATCTCGGCGATCGAGTTCATCGCCGCTGAGCCTTGGCGCGACGGGGTTTACAATATCGCCGCGCCGGAGCATCCGACGAATCGCGAGCTGATGCAGGCCTTCCGCGAGCAGCAGGGTGCACCCTTCGGCCTGCCTGCTTCCCGCTGGATGCTGGAGATCGGAGCGCGTGTCATGAAGACCGAGACCGAGCTGGTGCTGAAAAGCCGCTGGGCCGATCCGCTCAGGCTCCGGCAGGAAGGATTCCGCTGGCGCTGGCCGAAGCTGGACACCGCCCTGGCCGATCTGGAGGGGCGCTACGGCCTTGAGGGATTCTTCCATCAGCCCGACCGCCGCTCCGCCGGAGTGCGCGTCTGGACGCCGGGAAAAAAGATCGCTGCAGGAAGCCGCTGAGGGTGGGGGATTTCCCCATGGACTCCCTGATTTTTCACAGAGGAATGCTTTGTGAAACGTCAGGTTGTCTTCTAGTCTGATCTCCAAACCGGATGTCGGAACACGGAATCACCCCCAGAAAACCGCGTGCCTCGCAGATGGTGCTGCTCTTTGCCGCACTGGTGATCGGCGTGGCCGGTCTGAAGGCCGCCCAGGCGTTCTTTGTCCCGGTCTTCTTGGCCTTCTTCATCGCCACCATCAGCTACCCGATCACGGGCTGGCTCCAGCGGCACAAGGTGCCGCCCGCCGTCTCGGTGGTCTTCACGGTACTGGTCGATTTCGCCTTCCTCGCCGCCGTGGTGGTGCTGGGGGTGACCATCGTGGGCGACCTGCAGGAGAAGTGGGATGCCGAGTACTATGAGCTCGCGAAAGCGAAGATCCTCGAAGCCAACGGCGCGATCGCCAGCAAGCTCGACGAGTGGGGCGTCGAGGACGCGGTGGAGAAGCTGAATACCTTCACCAACGAGAATCTCGCCGAGCTGAAGAACGTGAAGTTCGCCCAGATCTGGACGGTCAGCACGGGCGTCGTCGGACGGGTGCTGACGTTCTTCGCGACCTTCGGCGTGGTGATCGTGCTGACCATCTTCATGCTCTCCGAGGCACAGGGATTCAGCCGTCGCTTCGGTGCCATCCGCGCAGCCCGCGGACCGAATTTCGAGCGCCTGTCGGGTGCCATGCTTGATACTCAGCGCTATCTGGGCATCAAGACGGTCATCAGTCTCGCGACCGGCGTGCTGGCAGGCATCCTCTGCTGGGTGGCGGGCATCGATTTCTTCCTGCTGTGGGGCATCCTTGCCTTTGTGATGAATTTCATCCCGGCGGTCGGCTCGCTGATCGCCTCGGTCCCGCCCATCCTCCTGGCACTGATCGCCAAGGACGGAGGGACGACGAATGCCATCGTGGTTGCGGGCGGCTACGGGCTGATCAACATGTTCCTCGACAATTTCGTGCAGCCGACCCTGCTCGGGAAGCGCTTCGGCCTTTCCATCCTCGTGGTCGTGCTTTGCGTGCTCTTCTGGGGCTGGCTGTGGGGCCTCATCGGCATCGTGCTGGCAGTGCCGCTCACCATGATCCTGAAGGTGATCCTGGATAATAGCGACGAGTTCCGCTGGGTCGCCGTGGCGATCGGCCAAGAGCCGCGCAAGACTGAGGGGGCGCCGCCGGACGTGGCGAATGACTCCGTAGCCGCGACCAGCGATACGGCGAAGCTGCCCGGCGGGAATTGATCATGTCTCTGTTTCAGAAGTCCGCCACTGCCGCGCTGGTCGCCGTGATCTTCCTGATCTGCGTCGGCGCGATCGTCCGTGTCAGCGGGGCAGGAATGGGCTGCCCGGATTGGCCACGCTGCTGGGGCCGCCTTATCCCGCCGACGAAAATCGAGGAGATCGACCTGTCGAAGATCGACTTCAAGAAGTTCGAGCGGGCTGCCGTTCGTCACGGTCGGGATCTATCCACCGTCACGCCAGAGCACCTGCTGGAGAATTTCAATCCGGTCCACACGTGGACGGAGTTCATCAACCGGCTGTCCTCGTTGCCGGTAGGCTTCTTCTCGATGTCCACGCTGGCGCTCGCGTTGCTTCGCCAGAGGCGTCGGCCATCGGTGCCGCTGGCGGCCTTCACCTCGGTTTTCCTCGTCGGGGTGAATGCCTGGATGGGGGCGCAGGTGGTTTCCAGCGATCTCAAGCCGGGCGTGCTGACCGTCCACATGGCACTGGCCATGATGGTGGTCATCCCCATGACCTACACCGCGTGGCGGGGGGCGGATCGTCCGTGGACGATCAAGGGCGACGACCGCTTCCGCACCGGCATGCGCTGGCTCTCCGGGTTGTTGCTCGTGCTGATCTTCGTCGAGGGAGTCTTCGGAACCCGCATCCGTGAGATGAATACGGAGCTCGCGAAATCGCACGCGGGCCTCGACCGGTCGGAGTGGATCGGGATTTTGGAGCACACATGGAGTTACCTTATCCACCGCAGCTTTTCCTGGGTGATTCTCGCTGCTGCGGTCTTCGGCTGGTGGCGCGCGAAGCAGGTCGGTGGTCCCGGGCGCGTGGTCACCGGCGTGCTGGCGGTGGTGCTGGGCCAGATGGTTCTGGGGCTGATCATGGCCCGGGTGGAGATCCATCCGGTGGTCCAGGTCGCCCATCTCGGCCTGTCGGCGGTGCTCCTGGCATTGGTGATGTTGTGGTTCTGCGGGACCTTCCGCCCGAGCACCCGGGCTTGACCCGGGGACAATCCCTGCGTTTCCTCCGCCCGCGTGGAAAAGATCGATATCCCCAAAAAGGCCATCTACCGCCTTTCGATCTACCACCGTTGCCTCCAGCGTCTGCATGACAACGCTCAGGAAACGGTGAGTTCCACCGCGCTTGCGAAGGCGGCAGGGGTGAAGCCCGCACAGCTCCGCAAGGACCTCGCCTACTTCGGCCAGTTCGGTACGCGCGGCCTCGGCTATCCGGTGGAGACGCTGGCCTCGATGATCCGCGACCTGCTGGGCCGGGAGCGACTCCAGCCGGTGGTGCTCGTGGGTGCGGGTAATCTCGGCTCGGCGCTTTTGCGCTACCAGGGCTTCCAGAAGGAGGGCTTCGAGGTGGTCTGCGCCTTCGACGCCGATCCCGAGGGGGCGATCCGCCGCGGTATCGGCATCCCGGTCAGGGGTGACCACGAGATCGAGACATTCGTCCAGGCGGAAGGCGTGAAGCTCGCCATCCTCTGCGTCCCGGCCGGCTTCGCGCAGGCCGTGGCGAACCGGCTCGTCGTCGCCGGCATCCAGGGCATCCTGAATTTCTCCCCGGTGGTGCTGGAGGTGCCCGAGGATGTCGTGGTGAACAACGTCGATCTCGCGCTCGAACTGGAGCATCTCAGTTTCTTCGTGCGCTGACCGGGTGTAATCTCCGGCCCGAGGGATAATGGCGAATTTTTCCCAAGATAATCCGGAGCCATCCGTTTCCCCCGGTGGCACGCCGTCGCGCGATGCCTCAAGTGGCATGGTGGAGACCCGGGAAGAATTCGTCGAACGCGCGCTGGCCGAGTATGAGTCGCCGCTCGTCGGATATGCCTACGGCTTCGTCCACGACCTCGAGCGGGCACGCGACATCGTCCAGGACACCTTCATCCGCCTCTGCCAGCAGGATGTGGCAAAGGTGAAGGACGGCCTGAAGACGTGGCTTTTCACCGTCTGCCGCAACCGGGCGCTCGACGTGCTGCGGAAGGAATCCCGCGTCAGCCCGCTGGATGACGACCTGCTCAAGCGCCGCGCCACCGAGGCCCCGTCGCCGGATGACTCGCTCGACCAATCCGAGCGGATCGCCTCGGTGATGCGCTATCTCGATCGCCTGACCGAGAATCAAAAGACCGTCATTCTGATGAAATTCCGCGACGGGCTCAGTTATCAGGAAATCAGCGAGGCCACCGGGCTGACGAGTGGCAACATCGGCTTTCTCATCCATGCCGGCCTCAAGCGGCTGCGCGAACTCCTCCCCTCCGAACTTCTCGAACCATGAATCTCCATCCCGATGATCCCCGCCTGAGCGCCTGGGTGCTCGGCGAACTCCCGGCCGACGAAGCCGATGCTGTGGCCTCTGCTGTGGCTGCCGATCCGCAGTTGCAGGCAGCCGTGACCGAGTTGCAGGGCGTGTGCGATTTTCTCGGCGGCACCTTTGCGGCACCGTCGCTCCGTCCCGAGCAGCGCGAGGCGGTCCGTCAGGCGGGTCGCAGCACGGTCATCGAGTTTCCCGCGCCGAAGAAAAAGGCGGGATTCCAGCAGTGGCATGCGCTGCTTGCCACGGCTGCTGTCATCACCCTCGGCGTTTTTCTCGCCTCCCAGATGGGGCAGGAGAGGGGTGCTGATTCCGGAATGGCGAAGCTTTCACCACCGGAGGCTGGCGATGCCCCTTCCATCCGACCGACAGTTGGCAAGGGTGATGCCCAAGGCGGCTCCCGCCATGTCCACGGGATCGATGACGCTTCCAGCACTGCT encodes the following:
- a CDS encoding AI-2E family transporter, with translation MSEHGITPRKPRASQMVLLFAALVIGVAGLKAAQAFFVPVFLAFFIATISYPITGWLQRHKVPPAVSVVFTVLVDFAFLAAVVVLGVTIVGDLQEKWDAEYYELAKAKILEANGAIASKLDEWGVEDAVEKLNTFTNENLAELKNVKFAQIWTVSTGVVGRVLTFFATFGVVIVLTIFMLSEAQGFSRRFGAIRAARGPNFERLSGAMLDTQRYLGIKTVISLATGVLAGILCWVAGIDFFLLWGILAFVMNFIPAVGSLIASVPPILLALIAKDGGTTNAIVVAGGYGLINMFLDNFVQPTLLGKRFGLSILVVVLCVLFWGWLWGLIGIVLAVPLTMILKVILDNSDEFRWVAVAIGQEPRKTEGAPPDVANDSVAATSDTAKLPGGN
- a CDS encoding ThuA domain-containing protein codes for the protein MKPTLFLPLVGAAAAFFLVAAGENQEQVPPGAAEAIAKALPEKAFAKPEKTRKVLVFSKTAGFRHQSIPTGKLALTELGKKTGAFETVVSDDLSNFEPKTIDQFDAIVFLSTTMDPFMPPQDVLKGLSDERRKEALEQVEVLKKSLMDFVKGGKGFVGIHAATDTFYDWAEYGEMVGGFFDGHPWGAGNDVSIKVEPGQEKHPLVAMFDGKNVEFKEEIYQFKAPYDSKKYHMLLRLDTEKTDMKIGGIKRTDGDFGVAWAHSWGKGRVFYCSIGHNHEMYWHPTILSHYLAGIQWALGDFKVKVDK
- a CDS encoding RNA polymerase sigma factor; protein product: MANFSQDNPEPSVSPGGTPSRDASSGMVETREEFVERALAEYESPLVGYAYGFVHDLERARDIVQDTFIRLCQQDVAKVKDGLKTWLFTVCRNRALDVLRKESRVSPLDDDLLKRRATEAPSPDDSLDQSERIASVMRYLDRLTENQKTVILMKFRDGLSYQEISEATGLTSGNIGFLIHAGLKRLRELLPSELLEP
- a CDS encoding Gfo/Idh/MocA family protein, coding for MSIKVGVIGAGGMLRYHAEGFRKAGATVAAVADAAPGAAERAAKLWNIEGAYESVEDMLAKADIDAVSIIVPNKFHKPLAIQCLQAGKHVFSEKPPALNAAEVQEMIDAANAAGKKLMFNFNNRARPESIAMKNYAADGTVGKINSAQAKWIRRTGIPGFGGWFTTKALSGGGPVIDLLHMIDLALYFMDYPEPSHVLAQTFNDHITDKGFKGPWGIPDRADGVNDVEAAAHGFVTFKTGQVLSLQVSWAEMIKREEVSVVFQGSKAGGKVERLFGRDGIDETAIDTCELYVQENGCSVNRSIVTEACEDMGRSASAANFIQAIEGTAEPLNTPDQALKLMKIIDAIYASAESGAPVAV
- a CDS encoding Gfo/Idh/MocA family protein; the protein is MNRKLRMGMVGGGRGAFIGAVHRMAANLDGKIELVAGCFSSDPEKSRLSGEDLYLDPARVYTSYEEMAQKEAALPADQRIDFVSIVVRNNLHVPVATAFLKAGINVICDKPLAISLAEAKDFVDVVKSSGKVFALTHNYTGYPMVKEARAMVKAGKLGKLLKIVAEYPQGYGSSAFKEAADGAIANWRMDPNVSGISNCIGDIGSHAENLARYITGLEIEELAAELTTFIPGRQLDDDGNILVRYQNGVKGILFASQVSTGEENNLNIRVYGTEGSIEWHQEHPNELVVKWLGKPREIWRRGNSYNGPEAAAFTRLPFGHPEAFIEAFANTYLAAGEAIRDEVEGKFPRAEGYDFPTVEDGVAGMAFIEAAVASSKNNAAWTKPGA
- a CDS encoding SGNH/GDSL hydrolase family protein; protein product: MLSITLSALLGLTGTAISAPLRIMAIGDSMTEEYAYELPFSAPASAPTNANTRSWPELLRVYRPTEASLGPLEATGGAYGDLRNAGHEWNFGIPGMTTRNWIQLLAADDPFDFSTDPLEMLYYRTRQSLIDELQVAEVVVILLGANDLKQEYNDIFNNTEPANLFTGIKNRITKIHQFVRERRPNLPIVVCTVPDVGATPQISGTYSDPVKRSSTRTKIAGLNASIITWADATPLTGVARLDRLTDRLFDEQPFHVNGTVFTPEGHPENLPTRIFCRDNFHIATMAQALLANEIMVTINAELGTSLTPFANREILKNLLGLEPDQPYLTWATGLADAGMDADPDGDGIPNLAEFALGSAPGTPGRAFTGSYAPGKTLSWKPDPVALRFANLIPEESTDLSTWTPVPAARPQTAGDGTVSVTPAAGSKGFVRLRAATKL
- a CDS encoding sugar phosphate isomerase/epimerase family protein produces the protein MSRPVTLFTGQWADIPAEELFPKVKAMGFDGVELACWGDHFDVQKALNEPGYIEGRWELLKKHGLACYALSNHLVGQAICDLIDERHKSILPDYVWGDGDPEGVRQRAAQELIDTAKAARKFFDVGKEYMATKAAGSGKTVVNGFTGSSIWGALYAFPPTSQEYIQKGFDDFGNRFKPILDAFDKEDVFFALEVHPTEIAFDIVSAQRAIDAVGGHKRFGFNYDPSHLGYQGVDYVKFIYQFSERIHHAHMKDVWWGHGTGEVGVFGGHTDFCDARRYWDFRSVGRGDINFEEVIVALNDTGYNGPLSIEWEDGRMDRFHGATESCAFIKGLDFPRNTVAFDAAFDKSNQ
- a CDS encoding GbsR/MarR family transcriptional regulator; this translates as MSDEAAILKQARDEFVAQWGAMGSQWGINRTMAQIHAFLMTAPEAVDTDEVMAELQISRGNAHTNLKELVAWGLVRIVVKKGERREYFEAEKDVWQIFTIVARERKKREIQPALGVLQHCSETTRDLRSAEGKAFYAQMQQLEEFVGFASKVADKVGAMKHGFAIQLAAKLLG
- a CDS encoding DUF4177 domain-containing protein → MKEYKTSQWPIRGGQVDTDKFDQYLNDMQKAGWELFSTSAIHVWRGEGNVVLCVFVRETTGLSP
- a CDS encoding redox-sensing transcriptional repressor Rex codes for the protein MEKIDIPKKAIYRLSIYHRCLQRLHDNAQETVSSTALAKAAGVKPAQLRKDLAYFGQFGTRGLGYPVETLASMIRDLLGRERLQPVVLVGAGNLGSALLRYQGFQKEGFEVVCAFDADPEGAIRRGIGIPVRGDHEIETFVQAEGVKLAILCVPAGFAQAVANRLVVAGIQGILNFSPVVLEVPEDVVVNNVDLALELEHLSFFVR
- a CDS encoding COX15/CtaA family protein — translated: MSLFQKSATAALVAVIFLICVGAIVRVSGAGMGCPDWPRCWGRLIPPTKIEEIDLSKIDFKKFERAAVRHGRDLSTVTPEHLLENFNPVHTWTEFINRLSSLPVGFFSMSTLALALLRQRRRPSVPLAAFTSVFLVGVNAWMGAQVVSSDLKPGVLTVHMALAMMVVIPMTYTAWRGADRPWTIKGDDRFRTGMRWLSGLLLVLIFVEGVFGTRIREMNTELAKSHAGLDRSEWIGILEHTWSYLIHRSFSWVILAAAVFGWWRAKQVGGPGRVVTGVLAVVLGQMVLGLIMARVEIHPVVQVAHLGLSAVLLALVMLWFCGTFRPSTRA
- a CDS encoding TIGR01777 family oxidoreductase codes for the protein MNPQIVLFGANGFLGRYLARYYQLQGREVVCVARSRDGWSGDGMFLEWDGKTLGPWALALEGAERVINLAGRSVNCRYDERNRREIMDSRVASTHVIGEAIAACKVPPKLWMNSSTATLYRHAEDCPQDEWTGEPGTGFSVGVAQAWEEAFFAAQVPGATRKVALRTSMVMAYEDGTVFEVLRHLTRRGLGGRMDAGNQRVSWIHMDDFISAIEFIAAEPWRDGVYNIAAPEHPTNRELMQAFREQQGAPFGLPASRWMLEIGARVMKTETELVLKSRWADPLRLRQEGFRWRWPKLDTALADLEGRYGLEGFFHQPDRRSAGVRVWTPGKKIAAGSR